A section of the Papio anubis isolate 15944 chromosome 4, Panubis1.0, whole genome shotgun sequence genome encodes:
- the TMEM225B gene encoding transmembrane protein 225B, with protein sequence MLMLEDKDMKGFSWAIVPALTSLGYLLILVVSIFPFWVRLTNEESHEVFFSGLFENCFHVKCWKPRPLSIYILLGRVFLLSAVFLAFLTTFIMVPFASKFFPRTWKQNFVLAFVSFFTGACAFLALVLHALEIQALRMKLSRLQFSVLWPYYVLGFGIFLFIVAGTICLTQEMACPCWHLLSTSQRMKEDHGSLYLDNLESLGGELSSVQKETQLTGETVI encoded by the exons atgctgatgttagAGGACAAGGACATGAAGGGATTCTCCTGGGCCATAGTCCCAGCCTTAACCTCCCTAGGCTACCTGCTTATCCTGGTGGTCTCCATCTTTCCCTTCTGGGTGCGACTGACGAACGAGGAGTCCCACGAAGTCTTTTTCAGTGGCCTATTTGAGAACTGCTTCCATGTCAAATGCTGGAAGCCTCGACCCTTATCCA TTTACATCCTCCTCGGCCGGGTTTTCCTGCTGTCTGCAGTTTTCCTGGCTTTCCTCACCACCTTCATCATGGTGCCCTTTGCATCCAAGTTCTTCCCGAGGACCTGGAAGCAAAACTTTGTGTTAGCCTTCGTCAGCTTCTTCACAG GGGCCTGTGCCTTCCTGGCTTTGGTGCTGCATGCCTTGGAGATCCAGGCTCTGCGGATGAAGCTCAGCCGCCTGCAGTTCTCCGTGCTATGGCCTTACTACGTGCTGGGCTTTGGCATCTTTCTGTTCATAGTGGCTG GTACCATCTGCCTTACTCAAGAAATGGCCTGCCCTTGCTGGCACTTGTTGTCCACTTCCCAGAGGATGAAGGAGGACCACGGGAGCCTGTACCTGGACAATCTGGAGAGTTTGGGAGGAGAACTGAGCTCAGTACAAAAGGAGACACAGTTGACGGGAGAAACAGTCATCTAG